A single region of the Agromyces sp. Leaf222 genome encodes:
- a CDS encoding LLM class flavin-dependent oxidoreductase, protein MRFGICILPQSDWPEAAELWRGAEDYGFDHAWTYDHLSWRGLAGERWHATVPTLTAAAMVTERIELGTFVASPNYRHPVPFAKDIATVDQISGGRVLLGVGSGGTGFDATVLGEPLLTPTERFERFAEFTEALDVLLRFEDAAAAASDSPGISYEGEWYRAVNARMVGAPPQSPRTPLHIAADGPKAMALAVRLGDGWVTTAGSIDDTEEWWAYAAKLSRRLDDACAAVGRDASTMPRTLLLDSSARYSLESVDAFEDAVGRAAELGFTDVVAHWPREHGIYAGSRAVLDEVASRLPSLR, encoded by the coding sequence ATGCGATTCGGCATCTGCATCCTGCCCCAATCCGACTGGCCCGAGGCCGCCGAACTCTGGCGCGGCGCCGAAGACTACGGCTTCGACCACGCCTGGACCTACGACCACCTCTCGTGGCGTGGCCTCGCCGGCGAGCGCTGGCATGCGACCGTGCCGACGCTCACGGCCGCCGCGATGGTCACCGAGCGCATCGAGCTCGGCACCTTCGTCGCCTCGCCGAACTACCGGCATCCGGTGCCGTTCGCGAAGGACATCGCGACCGTCGACCAGATCTCGGGCGGGCGGGTGCTGCTCGGCGTCGGGTCGGGCGGCACGGGCTTCGACGCCACCGTGCTCGGCGAGCCACTGCTGACGCCCACCGAACGGTTCGAGCGCTTCGCCGAGTTCACCGAGGCCCTCGACGTACTGCTGCGCTTCGAGGATGCGGCGGCCGCGGCATCCGATTCGCCCGGAATCTCGTACGAGGGGGAGTGGTACCGCGCGGTGAACGCCCGCATGGTGGGCGCACCGCCGCAGTCGCCGCGCACCCCGCTGCACATCGCCGCCGACGGGCCGAAGGCCATGGCGCTCGCGGTGCGCCTCGGCGACGGCTGGGTCACGACGGCCGGCTCGATCGACGACACCGAGGAGTGGTGGGCCTACGCGGCCAAGCTCTCGCGACGGCTCGACGACGCGTGCGCGGCGGTCGGTCGCGACGCCTCGACCATGCCGCGAACGTTGCTGCTCGACTCGTCGGCCCGCTACTCGCTCGAGAGCGTCGACGCCTTCGAAGACGCGGTGGGCCGGGCGGCCGAGCTCGGCTTCACCGACGTCGTCGCGCACTGGCCGCGCGAGCACGGCATCTACGCGGGCAGCCGCGCGGTGCTCGACGAGGTCGCCTCGCGCCTGCCGTCCCTGCGCTGA
- a CDS encoding DMT family transporter: MRASRGILGITLGLGSGLAFGAGGAIVKPLLESGWSPGAAVFFRVLVGALLLLVPGLIALKFDLRPLWRAKWTVLTYSVIAVAGVQLAFYMSISRIPVSTALLIEYLAPVALVALAWVRTRHVPQFVVLAGSVVAIVGLVLVIGPAGGALDPVGIAFAAVAMIGVAVYYVLGERSDTGIPPIALAAVGLFIGCLVLGLSLAVGLVPFEANFTVMPFFGTTAPWWVPVLTVGALSTAFAYVSGIMAIQILGTRLASFLGLSEVVFAGIVAWILLGEAIGPVQLLGGLLILGGIVLVRFERPALAGGPEPMPVPVGTVEPASRT, translated from the coding sequence ATGCGGGCTTCACGCGGCATCCTCGGCATCACGCTCGGCCTCGGCTCGGGCCTCGCGTTCGGCGCGGGCGGGGCCATCGTGAAGCCGCTGCTCGAGTCGGGCTGGTCGCCCGGCGCCGCGGTCTTTTTCCGCGTGCTCGTCGGCGCCCTCCTGCTGCTCGTGCCGGGGCTCATCGCGCTGAAGTTCGACCTGCGCCCGCTCTGGCGCGCGAAGTGGACCGTGCTGACCTATTCGGTGATCGCCGTCGCGGGCGTGCAGCTCGCGTTCTACATGTCGATCTCGCGCATCCCCGTGAGCACCGCGCTGCTCATCGAGTACCTCGCGCCGGTCGCGCTCGTGGCCCTCGCCTGGGTGCGCACGCGGCATGTTCCACAGTTCGTGGTGCTCGCCGGATCCGTCGTGGCGATCGTCGGCCTCGTGCTCGTCATCGGCCCGGCCGGCGGTGCGCTCGACCCCGTCGGCATCGCGTTCGCCGCGGTCGCGATGATCGGCGTCGCCGTCTACTACGTGCTCGGCGAACGCAGCGACACCGGCATCCCGCCGATCGCGCTCGCCGCGGTGGGCCTGTTCATCGGATGCCTCGTGCTCGGCCTCTCGCTCGCCGTCGGCCTCGTGCCGTTCGAGGCGAACTTCACCGTGATGCCCTTCTTCGGCACGACGGCCCCATGGTGGGTTCCCGTGCTCACGGTCGGCGCCCTCTCGACGGCGTTCGCCTACGTGTCCGGCATCATGGCGATCCAGATCCTCGGCACGCGCCTGGCCTCGTTCCTCGGGCTCTCCGAGGTGGTCTTCGCGGGCATCGTCGCCTGGATCCTGCTCGGCGAGGCCATCGGCCCTGTGCAGCTGCTCGGCGGCCTGCTCATCCTCGGCGGCATCGTGCTCGTGCGCTTCGAACGGCCGGCGCTCGCAGGCGGGCCCGAACCGATGCCGGTTCCGGTCGGCACGGTCGAGCCGGCTTCGCGCACGTAG
- a CDS encoding CGNR zinc finger domain-containing protein has protein sequence MFFTHDTESALAFVSALTDTVPASSDSGDDELRTVAQLSELIAVWRYSGRHDRDARELAEVRDAREQLRRLWLLDRDAAAEAVNDLLAEARALPRLVRHDDLDWHIHATALDEPLATRILVEAAMAFVDVIRADQMDRLRVCDADDCESLYVDLSKNGSRRFCTTRCGNRMAVRAYRARADAV, from the coding sequence ATGTTTTTCACCCATGACACGGAGTCGGCGCTCGCCTTCGTCTCCGCCCTCACCGACACGGTGCCCGCGTCATCCGATTCGGGCGACGACGAACTGCGCACCGTCGCGCAGTTGAGCGAGCTCATCGCCGTCTGGCGCTACTCGGGCCGGCACGACCGCGACGCCCGCGAACTCGCCGAGGTGCGCGACGCCCGCGAGCAGCTACGGCGCCTCTGGCTGCTCGACCGCGACGCCGCCGCCGAAGCCGTGAACGACCTGCTCGCCGAGGCCCGTGCACTCCCCCGGCTCGTGCGCCACGACGACCTCGACTGGCACATCCATGCGACCGCGCTCGACGAGCCGCTCGCCACGCGCATCCTCGTCGAGGCGGCGATGGCGTTCGTCGACGTCATCCGCGCCGACCAGATGGACCGCCTGCGCGTCTGCGACGCCGACGACTGCGAGAGCCTCTACGTCGACCTCTCGAAGAACGGCTCCCGCCGCTTCTGCACCACGCGCTGCGGCAACCGCATGGCCGTGCGCGCCTACCGCGCGCGGGCCGACGCGGTCTAG
- a CDS encoding barstar family protein has protein sequence MASFDLQTDLGQDPAYRLLANSPVTLFRRADRMASTLEQLRKLRYQVLEFDATTWSQLAAMHDQLAAGFEFPDYYGRNFDALADCLKDVVEHDYGWDPKATGLVVVLDRYDAFVEADPESAQLLLEIMAHTSRGAALLGGRLICLVQSNDREIAIAPIGATVVPWHDAEH, from the coding sequence ATGGCGTCCTTCGATCTGCAGACCGATCTCGGTCAAGACCCCGCATATCGACTGCTGGCCAATTCGCCCGTCACGCTCTTCCGTAGGGCCGACCGGATGGCCTCGACGCTTGAGCAGCTGAGGAAGCTCCGCTATCAAGTCCTGGAGTTCGACGCCACGACTTGGAGCCAGCTCGCGGCAATGCACGATCAGCTCGCGGCTGGGTTTGAGTTCCCGGACTACTACGGACGGAACTTCGATGCACTCGCCGACTGCCTGAAGGACGTCGTCGAGCACGACTACGGGTGGGACCCGAAGGCGACTGGACTCGTCGTCGTACTCGATCGATACGACGCCTTCGTGGAGGCCGATCCCGAATCGGCACAACTTCTCCTCGAGATCATGGCTCATACGTCGCGAGGCGCCGCTCTACTCGGCGGCCGCTTGATTTGCCTCGTGCAGTCCAATGACCGCGAAATCGCGATTGCACCGATCGGCGCGACCGTTGTGCCGTGGCACGATGCGGAGCATTGA
- a CDS encoding endonuclease/exonuclease/phosphatase family protein, translating into MRIATLNLRHGGGPRIPSLLEQIERIDADVLVLTEFRSSGVALVDGLHSLGYETTTSLPPGSSNGIAIASRSAIDRSWSLAQDLDPDLDPHLLWAVATNGLSLVGVYLPQRKLKLPYWDAVISAAASGRLNAGVLIGDWNTGTNTLDKSPAGAGFDGANRLAALEATGYVDPWRLSHPDEREYSWFSTAGNGFRVDHVYVHPSLLNDVLNVFYDQRPLAESATDHAALILELGDEFRSKQDLPSTV; encoded by the coding sequence ATGCGGATCGCGACCCTGAACTTGCGGCACGGTGGCGGGCCGCGCATCCCCTCCCTTCTCGAGCAGATCGAGAGGATCGACGCGGACGTCCTCGTGCTCACCGAGTTCCGATCCTCTGGGGTAGCCCTCGTCGACGGGCTGCATTCGCTCGGATATGAGACAACGACCTCACTGCCACCGGGCTCGTCCAACGGGATCGCCATCGCCTCGCGTTCTGCGATCGACCGCTCATGGTCGTTGGCTCAGGACTTGGATCCTGACTTGGATCCGCACCTGCTGTGGGCGGTGGCGACAAACGGACTAAGTCTCGTCGGGGTCTACCTTCCTCAGAGGAAGCTCAAGCTGCCCTACTGGGATGCCGTCATCTCCGCGGCCGCCAGCGGCCGTCTCAATGCAGGGGTGCTGATAGGCGACTGGAACACGGGTACGAACACCTTGGACAAATCCCCCGCGGGAGCCGGGTTCGATGGCGCCAATCGACTCGCCGCGCTCGAAGCTACCGGGTACGTCGATCCGTGGCGGCTTTCGCATCCTGACGAACGGGAGTACTCCTGGTTCAGCACTGCGGGTAACGGGTTCCGGGTTGACCATGTCTACGTGCATCCCTCGCTTCTCAACGACGTGCTGAACGTTTTCTACGACCAGAGACCGCTTGCAGAAAGCGCAACGGACCACGCAGCGTTGATCCTGGAACTCGGTGACGAGTTCCGGTCGAAGCAGGATCTGCCGAGCACCGTCTGA
- a CDS encoding PLD nuclease N-terminal domain-containing protein, with protein sequence MATISINGPGALDSGLSCDDLHFQKRPPHRSPQEDPPAGGQIPETRAARVCQTEAVFGNLTGWHLIILSVIWIIPLVVTVVSIARDQVASGTARAVWVLIALLFPWLGLILWFTIGRKPAPTA encoded by the coding sequence ATGGCCACGATATCGATCAACGGGCCGGGAGCACTGGACTCAGGACTCAGCTGCGACGACTTGCACTTTCAAAAGAGGCCGCCGCATCGCAGCCCGCAGGAGGATCCGCCCGCGGGCGGCCAGATTCCCGAAACGCGCGCTGCACGCGTCTGCCAGACTGAGGCCGTGTTTGGGAACCTCACCGGATGGCACTTGATCATCCTTTCCGTCATCTGGATCATCCCGTTGGTCGTCACTGTCGTGAGTATCGCTCGCGACCAAGTGGCATCAGGAACCGCTCGGGCGGTGTGGGTGCTCATCGCATTGCTGTTCCCCTGGCTCGGGTTGATTCTCTGGTTCACGATTGGTCGCAAGCCGGCGCCCACAGCTTGA
- a CDS encoding DUF2975 domain-containing protein — MDYDLPRPSRTLVIFTQSLLAVLFLVGVGALVLLPGISQDVAASLPEYADLRGPLLALAMAFIALALIALAMISLLVHRLYRGTVLARTSLLWVDVLVVSLACAVVLVITSFVVISNGQAGSPFLGLIQVIVVLVLVVLSCVTLVLRSLLRRAMLMRAELEEVI; from the coding sequence ATGGATTACGATCTTCCGCGCCCCTCTCGCACTCTCGTCATCTTCACCCAGTCGCTCTTGGCGGTGCTGTTTCTCGTTGGTGTTGGGGCGCTCGTGCTCCTGCCCGGCATCAGTCAGGATGTCGCGGCGAGCTTGCCTGAGTACGCGGATCTGCGCGGTCCGCTGCTCGCCCTGGCGATGGCGTTCATTGCCCTCGCGCTCATCGCGCTCGCGATGATCTCGCTGCTCGTTCACCGCCTCTACCGCGGAACCGTGCTGGCACGAACTTCCTTGCTCTGGGTCGACGTCCTCGTCGTTTCCCTCGCCTGCGCTGTCGTGCTCGTGATCACCAGCTTCGTGGTGATCAGCAACGGGCAAGCAGGTAGTCCGTTCCTCGGGCTCATTCAGGTGATCGTCGTTCTCGTCCTCGTCGTATTGAGCTGCGTCACGCTCGTGCTCCGATCGCTGCTTCGGCGCGCGATGCTGATGCGTGCCGAACTGGAGGAGGTCATCTGA
- a CDS encoding helix-turn-helix transcriptional regulator — protein MPIRISIDRMLVERRMSVGDFAEAVGITPANVAVLKNGRAKAVRFSTLDAICRVLDCQPGDILHYED, from the coding sequence ATGCCGATCCGCATCTCGATCGACCGCATGCTCGTCGAACGCAGAATGAGCGTCGGCGACTTCGCCGAGGCAGTCGGCATCACGCCGGCGAACGTCGCAGTTCTCAAGAACGGCCGAGCGAAGGCAGTGCGATTCTCCACACTCGACGCGATCTGCCGCGTCCTCGATTGCCAACCCGGCGACATCCTGCACTACGAAGACTGA
- a CDS encoding SRPBCC family protein → MLIAAQDATVPVIVQTRSALAPEVLFAVIVPIDLTLVFRKWGPFPGVLGVENQTGAWDRVGQSRNPQLSDGSTAFERLTEYTEGHSFAYELSAFTGRMRHLVRGIRGEWTFTPDGLGTVIRWTYEFSPLPGRRFVIRRIVAPLWRRYMATSLRATVRESNRLAK, encoded by the coding sequence ATGCTGATCGCCGCCCAAGACGCCACCGTGCCGGTCATCGTGCAGACCAGGTCGGCGCTCGCGCCCGAGGTCCTGTTCGCGGTCATCGTCCCGATCGATCTGACCCTGGTGTTTCGAAAGTGGGGCCCGTTCCCCGGGGTGCTCGGCGTCGAGAACCAGACCGGCGCGTGGGACCGCGTCGGGCAGAGCCGAAACCCGCAACTCTCGGACGGATCGACCGCCTTCGAGCGACTCACCGAGTACACCGAGGGCCACTCGTTCGCGTATGAACTGTCGGCGTTCACCGGGCGCATGCGACACCTCGTACGCGGCATCCGCGGTGAGTGGACATTCACCCCCGATGGCCTCGGGACGGTCATCAGGTGGACGTACGAGTTCAGCCCTCTCCCTGGTCGGAGGTTCGTCATCCGACGAATCGTGGCCCCACTGTGGCGTCGGTACATGGCCACCAGCCTTCGCGCGACGGTGCGGGAATCGAACCGCCTGGCGAAGTAG
- a CDS encoding DUF998 domain-containing protein, with product MTALVGGGITAGLIAILHVLKPEYDPSWRMISEYSLGRYGWVMRLAFVTMAIGLAATSVALWPFGGAWTIPLAAVALGALGAAFIDADPIMTPRAQATPVGRAHTMLGGVLLAGFPPAALIAGVGVATALGWTLAIASVVPFAGLVWFLIAAAPAHGQGGSPEIRIGWPDRFCLLAYLAWVVLAAVGVLSAA from the coding sequence GTGACGGCGCTCGTCGGCGGCGGGATCACGGCAGGGCTGATCGCGATCCTCCACGTTCTCAAGCCCGAGTACGACCCGTCCTGGCGGATGATCAGCGAGTACTCCCTGGGGCGTTATGGGTGGGTGATGCGCCTCGCCTTCGTCACGATGGCCATCGGCCTTGCGGCGACGAGTGTCGCCTTGTGGCCGTTCGGCGGCGCGTGGACCATCCCCCTGGCCGCGGTCGCATTGGGCGCGCTCGGTGCCGCGTTCATCGACGCCGATCCGATCATGACTCCCCGCGCTCAGGCCACGCCCGTGGGCAGGGCGCACACGATGCTTGGCGGGGTGTTGCTCGCCGGCTTCCCCCCTGCCGCGCTGATCGCGGGGGTCGGGGTGGCGACCGCGCTCGGCTGGACGTTGGCGATCGCATCCGTCGTTCCGTTCGCCGGCTTGGTGTGGTTCCTCATCGCCGCGGCCCCAGCCCACGGGCAAGGCGGCTCGCCTGAGATCCGAATCGGATGGCCGGACAGGTTCTGCCTCCTCGCCTACCTGGCATGGGTGGTGCTGGCCGCTGTCGGCGTGCTGTCCGCCGCGTGA
- a CDS encoding SRPBCC domain-containing protein, which translates to MTEVHGSDESDRSTDELIPDVRHEIFSVSRVLQADRATVFGAFADDLIRRRWVRLPGSGATYDHVFRVGGGEDATSTFVLPDGSEERLRNRSRYLDIVSGRRIVFVYEAIVNAMTRWVSLVTVTFEDADGGGTTLIWTEQVAFLTRTGDGSADLPHLRTGTTLRLNGLSLAIDGSGS; encoded by the coding sequence ATGACCGAAGTGCACGGATCGGACGAATCCGACCGGTCGACGGATGAACTGATTCCGGATGTCCGACACGAGATCTTCAGTGTCTCCAGAGTTCTCCAGGCGGATCGGGCAACGGTCTTCGGAGCGTTTGCGGACGACCTCATCCGGCGGCGGTGGGTCCGTCTCCCGGGATCGGGAGCGACCTACGATCACGTCTTTCGGGTCGGCGGGGGCGAGGATGCGACCAGCACCTTCGTCCTGCCCGACGGGTCGGAAGAGCGGTTGCGCAACAGGTCCCGTTATCTCGACATCGTTTCCGGCCGCCGGATCGTGTTCGTGTACGAGGCGATCGTCAATGCCATGACCCGGTGGGTATCGCTCGTGACCGTCACCTTCGAGGATGCGGATGGTGGGGGAACCACGCTGATCTGGACGGAGCAAGTCGCGTTCCTGACCCGCACCGGTGACGGCAGCGCCGACCTGCCTCACCTGCGTACCGGGACGACCCTTCGGCTGAACGGGCTTTCGCTGGCCATCGATGGCAGCGGCTCCTGA
- a CDS encoding RidA family protein, protein MHSAVRLIRSSTLSGVAQYAYAATAPKDARYIFLAGACPLEDDGTIAAVGDYAAQAARCIETMKGALEAAGAGIEHVISTRVLVASSNRSDLVAAWEVVHGAFGDHDVPSTLFGVTVLGYDDQLVEIEAVAAVID, encoded by the coding sequence GTGCACAGCGCCGTACGTCTCATTCGATCCAGCACGCTCAGCGGAGTCGCCCAGTATGCGTACGCAGCGACAGCACCGAAGGACGCGCGCTACATCTTTCTTGCCGGTGCTTGCCCGCTCGAAGACGATGGAACCATTGCCGCGGTTGGCGACTACGCGGCCCAAGCCGCTCGGTGCATCGAGACGATGAAGGGGGCGCTCGAGGCCGCCGGGGCAGGAATCGAGCACGTGATCAGCACGCGCGTCTTGGTCGCTTCCTCGAACCGGTCCGATCTCGTTGCAGCTTGGGAGGTGGTTCATGGCGCGTTCGGCGATCATGACGTACCGAGCACCCTCTTCGGGGTCACGGTCCTCGGATATGACGATCAGCTCGTCGAGATCGAGGCGGTTGCAGCAGTCATCGACTGA
- a CDS encoding antibiotic biosynthesis monooxygenase → MVSVHSPKPEHREAVLDSMQRYSRVAREQPGLHWTGVVDDGSGRLVGIALWDSEDAATAARPALMAEVGNDPFATWDEHPIDGLRGDVR, encoded by the coding sequence GTGGTCTCCGTGCACTCGCCGAAACCCGAGCACCGGGAAGCGGTGCTCGACTCGATGCAGCGATACAGCCGGGTCGCCCGCGAACAGCCGGGGTTGCACTGGACCGGCGTCGTGGACGATGGGAGCGGCCGTCTTGTGGGCATTGCGCTCTGGGACTCCGAGGACGCCGCGACGGCCGCACGACCCGCGCTGATGGCGGAAGTCGGCAACGACCCGTTCGCGACCTGGGACGAGCATCCGATCGACGGGCTGCGCGGCGACGTTCGCTGA
- a CDS encoding Pr6Pr family membrane protein gives MSRGALARPIGVARITVGVLCLAVLCYAYALRIAAGDGNPFDYFGYFTNQTTSLASVVLIISGTFSMRGRVAPGWLDLLRGMATAYVIVVGVVYNVLVPGTGTAPAWVSAVLHVVVPLAVAIDWILVPDRSPPPWRRLWLVAVYPVVWVSVVLLRGASDGWVPYGFLLPERGPLSLAVHLLGLFCAVLAAGALAWAASRVNLWHSNSDPTGEAEIVDATRVTSA, from the coding sequence GTGAGTCGGGGCGCACTCGCGCGCCCGATCGGCGTCGCCCGCATCACAGTGGGCGTACTGTGCCTCGCCGTGCTCTGCTACGCGTACGCCCTGCGCATCGCGGCAGGGGACGGCAACCCGTTCGACTACTTCGGCTACTTCACGAACCAGACCACGTCCCTCGCGAGCGTCGTGCTGATCATCAGCGGGACCTTCTCGATGCGCGGGCGCGTCGCGCCCGGCTGGCTTGACCTCCTGCGCGGAATGGCGACCGCGTACGTGATCGTCGTGGGAGTCGTCTACAACGTCCTGGTTCCCGGAACCGGAACCGCCCCAGCCTGGGTGAGCGCCGTTCTCCACGTCGTGGTGCCGTTGGCTGTCGCGATCGACTGGATCCTCGTCCCTGACCGCTCGCCCCCGCCGTGGCGTCGGCTCTGGCTCGTCGCGGTCTACCCGGTCGTCTGGGTAAGCGTCGTCCTCCTCCGCGGAGCGTCTGATGGGTGGGTGCCGTACGGTTTCCTCCTCCCGGAGCGCGGGCCGCTCTCGCTGGCCGTGCACCTGCTCGGGTTGTTCTGCGCAGTTCTCGCGGCCGGCGCCCTGGCCTGGGCCGCAAGCCGGGTCAACCTCTGGCACTCCAACAGTGACCCAACCGGTGAAGCAGAGATCGTCGACGCCACGCGAGTCACGTCGGCTTGA